A segment of the Deltaproteobacteria bacterium genome:
CGACCGAGCGAGGTCTCAGTGAGCCGAGCGCCGTAACGCGAGGCGAACGGCCCGCAGGCCCCCCTCGCGCCCCTCCCGGGAAATGAACACTGAAGTTGTTTTACAAACGCGCCTTAGCAATACAATTTCTTGCAATCGACTCACGCGTTGCCTAATCTCCCGCCACTATGCTGGAAGCCCATATCAGGCAGCTCTTCATCGAATCCGTCGCCGCGTGTCAGCGCAGTGCCGGATGGCCGACAGACCTCTCGGTGCCCGCGTTTGAGCTGGAGACCCCGAAGCAGGCGGCGCACGGCGACTTTGCGACGAATCTGGCGATGGTCTTGGCGCGGACGTTGCGCCAACCGCCGCGTCAAGTGGCGGAGACGCTGATCAAGCATTTGCCGCCCGATGCGGCGATCGCGCAAGCGGTTGTGGCCGGGCCGGGTTTTATCAATTGCACATTGGCGCCGGACTGGCTCTTTGCGCAATTAGCGCACGTGGTGCAGGCCGGACCGCGTTTCGGTACCAGCCCGACCCATGCGGGCGAACGGTGTCTGGTCGAATTCGTCAGCGCGAATCCGACCGGGCCGCTGCATGTCGGGCACGGGCGCGGTGCCATTTACGGCGACGTGTTGGGCAATGTGTTGCGTGCCGTCGGATACGACGTCATCAAGGAATATTACCTCAACGATACCGGCGTGCAGATCCGCACGTTGGGCCGCTCCGTCTGGTTGCGGCTCCGCGAGCTGCAAGGCGAGGCGATCGAATTCCCGAGCGACGCCTATCAAGGGAGTTACATCACCGATTTAGCGCGGCAAATTATTGCCGCCGGCGAATGGCCCACGTTGAGCGCAATGACAGACGCCGATCGGCTGGCATGGTGTGGCCAATATGCGGGAGCGGCGATCTTGCGCGGCATTCAAGCTGATTTGGCCGCGTGCGGCGTCGTGCTCGATCACTATTTCAGTGAGACAACGTTGCATCAGACCGGCGCCGTCGAAAAGACACTCCAGACGTTACGGGACGCGGGCCATGTCTTCGAACACGAAGGCGCGCTTTGGTTTCGTTCCACCGCGTTCGGCGACGACAAAGACCGCGTGGTCCGTAAGTCCGACGGCCAATACACGTATTTCGCCGCCGATATCGCATACCACGCCGAAAAGTGCGCGCGCGGATTCGCGCGCATGGTCGATGTCTGGGGCGCCGACCATGCCGGCCACGTTACGCGGATGCATGCCGCGGTGCAGGCCCTCGGCTTCGATCCGCAGCGTCTCGATTGCGTGTTATTGCAATTGGTCAATTTGCTGCGGGACGGTGCGTTGGTTAGCATGTCGACGCGGAGCGGGGAGTTCGAGACGTTGCGTGACTTGGTCGACGTGGTCGGTTGCGACGTCACGCGGTATTTTTACCTGATGCGTTCCCACCAGGCCCAACTTGACTTCGACCTGAAACTCGCGACGGCGCGGACGTTGGACAATCCAGTCTATTATCTCCAGTACGCACACGCGCGGATTGCCAGTATCTTCACGAAGGCCGCAGAGTCGGGACTGACTTGGGACCCGACCGTGGTACCGACCGCGGCCGGATTGACGTTACCGGAAGAGGTGCAATTGGCGCGGACCGTGGCCGAATATCCGCGCCTGGTGCGTTTAGCGGCCGCGGAATTAGAACCGCATCGCGTGCCGTTTTATCTCCTCGACCTCGCGCGACAGTTCCAGTCGTATTATTCCAACGGAAAAAAAGATCCGCGGTATCGCGTGTTGGGCCAGCCTCCGGCCGTGGGCGCCGCCAAATTATACCTTTTGAAGGCCATCCAAACCGTGTTACAAAACGGCCTGACATTGCTGGGCGTCAGCGCTCCGGAACGCATGGATCGCACCGAGGTGTTGGAGGGCTGAGTATGGATGACTACTGTGATCCCGAACCTGAGTCACAGGCACCGGAAATGGATGACCAAGACGATCGGGCACAACATTTCTGTAAACTGACGTTCGGACAATTTTTCACGCTCGTCGTGTTGTTGGTCATTACGGTCTGCGGCGCATTTTATCTCGGTGCCCGTTATGGCAATCAATATCTTCGCCTCGACGGACTGCCGGCCGACGAAGTCGCGACCGCATCGGCGCTGCAGCGTGCGGAACCCTCGACGGCGGCCGCGTTGCCGGAATCGATTCGCAACGATGCCGAACTCAAACGCTTAGCGCGTGAAGCGCTGACGCGCTCGCAACAAGATCGCTTAGAGGCGCAAGCGCGTGGGTTGTTAGCCAGCGGCCAAGTTCCGTCCGCCGCTGCAATCGCAGCTGCGGCGGCGTTAGAGCCGGAGCCGGACGTCCCCGATCCCGCGTTCGCCGAGCGTCAAGCCGCGGATGCGCGACGGGGTCCCGAGGAAGACCCAGCGGCCGCAGTCACGGAGCCGACAGCGGCCTCGGAGCCCGACGCGGCGGAAACGCAGGCGTTGTTAAAGGCCGCCGAAGCCGCCGGTGTTGATGTCTCCGGAGTGCGCGAACAATTGTTGGAAGAGGCGGCCGTGGCTCGTGGTCCGGCTTCCAACCCCCAACCCCCAGTCACCAACCACGCAGTGTCCCCGCCCCCGGCGGAACCATCGGTGCGCAATCCGCCAGCAGAGCTCTCCGAACTCCAAGGCGCCAGCGGCTTGCCCTACGCAATCCAAGTGGGCGCGTATCGCGACGCCAAAGAGGCGCGGCACAAGGTCTCGGAATGGAAGACGCGCGGCTATTCAGCCTATGTCATTAGTTCCGATTTGGGCGACAAAGGGCAGTGGTATCGAGTACGGATCGGAGCCTTTGCCACGCGCGGCGAGGCGTCCAACTTTCTTACTGAACTTAAGGGACGCGAGACCGCCGATGGCATCGTCGTACAGAATGAATGAATTCCATTAGAAACTTCTGCATCATTGCCCACATCGATCACGGCAAGTCGACACTCGCGGATCGGTTGTTGGAATTGACCGGCGCTGTCCATGAGCGCAACCGGGTGGCGCAGTATCTCGACCGGATGGATTTGGAACGCGAGCGCGGCATCACGATCAAGGCCGCCGCAGTCCGCTTGCCGTATCGCGCTGCGGACGGCGCCGAATATACGTTCAACTTGATCGACACGCCCGGCCATGTGGACTTCCACTACGAAGTTTCGCGCGCGTTGGCCGCCTGCGAGGCCGCGTTGTTGGTCGTCGACGCGACGCAAGGGATCCAGGCCCAGACGATCGCGAACGCACTCGCCGCGATGGATCACGACCTCGTGTTGATTCCCGTCATCAATAAACTCGATCTCCCGAACGCCGATCCGGAGCGGACCACCGCCGAGCTGATCGACATGTTCGGTTTCACCCGCGAGGAATTACTCCCGGTCAGCGCCAAGACCGGCCTCGGGGTGCCGGCATTGCTCGAGGCCGTGGTACGCCGTTGTCCGCCGCCGCGCGGGATCGTCGCGGGTCCGCTGCGGGCACTGGTGATCGACAGTTGGTTCGACGCGTATCAAGGCGTCGTGGTGTTAGTGCGTGTGATGGACGGGGCATTGCGCCGTGGAGAACGAATCCGTTTCATGGCGACCGGCCAGGCATACGAAATCCTGAAGCTCGGAGTCTACGCGCCGGAATCCGTCGATATCGACGCGCTGACCTGTGGCCACGTCGGCTTTGTCGTCGCCGGCGTGCGCGACGTGCGCCATGCCCAAGTCGGCGACACCGTCACCCACGTTGAACCGGCGGCCGTCGACATGTTGCCAGGATTTCGTCCCGCGCAGCCGATCGTCTTCGCCGGCTTTTTCCCCGCCGATCCGGTGCAGTACGAGGCGTTGCGCACGGCGCTGGAAAAACTGAGTCTGAACGATGCCTCGTTCGCGTATGAGCCGGAGACCTCCGCGGCATTGGGCTTCGGTTTCCGTTGCGGCTTTCTCGGATCGTTGCATTTGGAAATTATCCAAGAACGCTTAGAGCGCGAATTCGACCTCACGTTAGTCAGTACTGCGCCGACCGTGGCTTACCGCGTGACGCGAACCGATCAGTCGCTCGTGATGGTCCGCAACCCGGCGGAATTTCCCGATAGCGGCGAAGTGCTGGGAATTGAAGAGCCGTACGCGCGCGTGATGCTACACGCCCCGCAGGAATACATCGGCAATCTGCTGCAACTCTGTCAGGAGCGTCGCGGGATTCAACAACGGCTCGAATACGTCGGCGCCGAGCGCGTGCGGATCGAATACTTACTGCCCTTGGCGGAACTGATCTTCGACTTCCACGATCGGCTCAAGTCCGCCAGCCGCGGCTTTGCGTCGCTCGAATATTCGCTCGGCGATTATCAGCCCGGTGAGTTGGTCAAACTGACGATCCTGATCAACGGCGAACCGGTCGATGCCCTCTCCGTGATCGTCCATCGGGAGCAAGCGTACTATCGCGGGCGCGAAGTCGTCGCGAAGTTGCGCGCCGAAATCCCGCGCCAAATGTACGAAGTGGCCGTGCAGGCCGCGATCGGCAATCGCGTCGTGGCGCGGGAGACGGTCAAGGCGTTACGCAAAAATGTCATCGCCAAATGTTACGGCGGTGATATTACGCGGAAGCGGAAATTGTTGGAGAAGCAAAAAGAAGGCAAACGACGCATGAAGAAGGTCGGACGCGTGGATATCCCACAAGAGGCCTTCTTAGCGGTGCTGAAGGTCAAATAAGGCGAATGGATATGGATGATCAGGCCACTGTGGAAGTCTCAGGGTCCGGCGTCAAAAAGAGACGCGGCGCGGTGCTTTGGGAGAACGTCAAAGCGATCTTGGGCGCGGTGTTCCTGGCGTTCCTGATCCGTTCGTTCGTCGTCGAACCGTTCAAGATCCCATCCTCCTCGATGGTCCCGACCCTCGCGGTGGGAGATCATATCTTCGTGAACAAGTTTCATTACGGCCTACGACTGCCGTTCACCAAATGGTGGCCAGTCCACTTTAGTCAAGTAGAGCGCGGCGATGTTGTCGTCTTCATTTATCCGGTCGATGAATCGCTCGATTTCATTAAGCGCGTGGTCGCGTTGCCGGGCGACGAAGTCCGCGTCGTGGGCCACGAACTCTATGTCAACGGCGCGCAATTGCCGCACGAGGAAGTGGACGCGGCTGCAGACGACACCGATGGCGAGCTGTATCGGTACTATCGGGAACAGCATGGCGCGCGGGAATATGTTGTGCGCTATGACCGCCGTGCCGGCGAAGTGGAACGCACTTTCCATGTCCCCGAAGGCGCATTTTTCGTGATGGGAGACAATCGGGACAACAGCCAGGACAGCCGCGAATGGGGCGCGGTCCCGTTCGCCCATCTGAAGGGCAAAGCGATGTTCATCTGGATCTCCCGCGACTACGGCCAGAGCATTTTCAATCACGGCATCCGCTGGCACCGCTTTGGGATGGGGATTCGTTAAGAGCGGTGACTGGTGGCTTGGGCGTGTTTGCAATATCGATGAGGAAGTGCGGGTCCTGGGTGCATTCCACA
Coding sequences within it:
- a CDS encoding arginine--tRNA ligase, with amino-acid sequence MLEAHIRQLFIESVAACQRSAGWPTDLSVPAFELETPKQAAHGDFATNLAMVLARTLRQPPRQVAETLIKHLPPDAAIAQAVVAGPGFINCTLAPDWLFAQLAHVVQAGPRFGTSPTHAGERCLVEFVSANPTGPLHVGHGRGAIYGDVLGNVLRAVGYDVIKEYYLNDTGVQIRTLGRSVWLRLRELQGEAIEFPSDAYQGSYITDLARQIIAAGEWPTLSAMTDADRLAWCGQYAGAAILRGIQADLAACGVVLDHYFSETTLHQTGAVEKTLQTLRDAGHVFEHEGALWFRSTAFGDDKDRVVRKSDGQYTYFAADIAYHAEKCARGFARMVDVWGADHAGHVTRMHAAVQALGFDPQRLDCVLLQLVNLLRDGALVSMSTRSGEFETLRDLVDVVGCDVTRYFYLMRSHQAQLDFDLKLATARTLDNPVYYLQYAHARIASIFTKAAESGLTWDPTVVPTAAGLTLPEEVQLARTVAEYPRLVRLAAAELEPHRVPFYLLDLARQFQSYYSNGKKDPRYRVLGQPPAVGAAKLYLLKAIQTVLQNGLTLLGVSAPERMDRTEVLEG
- a CDS encoding SPOR domain-containing protein, encoding MDDYCDPEPESQAPEMDDQDDRAQHFCKLTFGQFFTLVVLLVITVCGAFYLGARYGNQYLRLDGLPADEVATASALQRAEPSTAAALPESIRNDAELKRLAREALTRSQQDRLEAQARGLLASGQVPSAAAIAAAAALEPEPDVPDPAFAERQAADARRGPEEDPAAAVTEPTAASEPDAAETQALLKAAEAAGVDVSGVREQLLEEAAVARGPASNPQPPVTNHAVSPPPAEPSVRNPPAELSELQGASGLPYAIQVGAYRDAKEARHKVSEWKTRGYSAYVISSDLGDKGQWYRVRIGAFATRGEASNFLTELKGRETADGIVVQNE
- the lepA gene encoding elongation factor 4 — translated: MNSIRNFCIIAHIDHGKSTLADRLLELTGAVHERNRVAQYLDRMDLERERGITIKAAAVRLPYRAADGAEYTFNLIDTPGHVDFHYEVSRALAACEAALLVVDATQGIQAQTIANALAAMDHDLVLIPVINKLDLPNADPERTTAELIDMFGFTREELLPVSAKTGLGVPALLEAVVRRCPPPRGIVAGPLRALVIDSWFDAYQGVVVLVRVMDGALRRGERIRFMATGQAYEILKLGVYAPESVDIDALTCGHVGFVVAGVRDVRHAQVGDTVTHVEPAAVDMLPGFRPAQPIVFAGFFPADPVQYEALRTALEKLSLNDASFAYEPETSAALGFGFRCGFLGSLHLEIIQERLEREFDLTLVSTAPTVAYRVTRTDQSLVMVRNPAEFPDSGEVLGIEEPYARVMLHAPQEYIGNLLQLCQERRGIQQRLEYVGAERVRIEYLLPLAELIFDFHDRLKSASRGFASLEYSLGDYQPGELVKLTILINGEPVDALSVIVHREQAYYRGREVVAKLRAEIPRQMYEVAVQAAIGNRVVARETVKALRKNVIAKCYGGDITRKRKLLEKQKEGKRRMKKVGRVDIPQEAFLAVLKVK
- the lepB gene encoding signal peptidase I; translated protein: MDMDDQATVEVSGSGVKKRRGAVLWENVKAILGAVFLAFLIRSFVVEPFKIPSSSMVPTLAVGDHIFVNKFHYGLRLPFTKWWPVHFSQVERGDVVVFIYPVDESLDFIKRVVALPGDEVRVVGHELYVNGAQLPHEEVDAAADDTDGELYRYYREQHGAREYVVRYDRRAGEVERTFHVPEGAFFVMGDNRDNSQDSREWGAVPFAHLKGKAMFIWISRDYGQSIFNHGIRWHRFGMGIR